Proteins from one Muntiacus reevesi chromosome X, mMunRee1.1, whole genome shotgun sequence genomic window:
- the LOC136154227 gene encoding heat shock transcription factor, Y-linked-like: MAHFSSEIQDVPPRDKSTGAETTIRSPLCDHTLTEDSVLRSIIEEAAFQALFEEVVVKMPRYTFSVSETDGLNDFLSLNFPQKLWKIVESDQFKSIWWDESGTSIVINEEVFKKEVLERKAPFRIFETHSLKSIVRQLNLYGFRKKQQTVQRSASLADFLDEENNVSVLSKLQIYHNPNFKRGYPQLLVRMKRRAGIKNVSPISSLVQDYKKKHAKARGNIHDRNSNFLPETSGESAFSASTSLSVPFIRKPYTRQAVANRSALSPCDFPSPSSISVRQTKQIVIDQPAVLNQLSMLNWHSRSSYTQGNGLIENFTTTITSISQNHIVSPLQSSYFGLMVEPSKLPVRYSDMSAYDSPFPNLQQSGNSWPPVPMICDISASSLSKSTHQKSSLYENYPN; encoded by the exons atggcacatttttcttcagaaattCAAGATGTACCTCCTAGAGATAAATCAACTGGTGCAGAAACCACCATTAGATCCCCTTTGTGTGATCACACACTTACTGAGGACTCAGTTTTGAGATCTATCATTGAAGAAGCAGCTTTTCAGGCTTTGTTTGAGGAAGTTGTGGTAAAAATGCCACGTTACACATTTTCTGTCTCTGAAACAGATGGATTGAACGATTTTCTTTCACTCAATTTTCCTCAAAAACTTTGGAAGATAGTTGAAAGTGATCAGTTTAAATCTATTTGGTGGGATGAGAGTGGCACTTCTATAGTGATCAATGAAGAAGTCTTCAAGAAAGAAGTCTTAGAAAGAAAGGCCCCTTTCAGAATATTTGAAACTCATAGTTTGAAAAGTATAGTTCGACAGCTTAACCTTTATGGGTTTAGAAAAAAGCAACAAACTGTTCAAAGATCTGCTTCACTAGCTGACTTTCTGGATGAAGaaaacaatgtctctgttttGAGCAAG TTACAGATCTATCATAATCCAAATTTCAAAAGAGGCTATCCACAACTTTTagtaagaatgaaaagaagagcTGGGATTAAAAATGTCTCTCCAATATCTTCATTAGTTCAAGATTACAAGAAGAAGCATGCTAAAGCACGGGGCAACATACATGATCGTAACTCTAATTTTCTACCTGAAACTAGCGGGGAGAGTGCATTTTCAGCCTCGACAAGTTTAAGTGTGCCTTTCATACGAAAGCCTTATACCAGGCAGGCAGTCGCTAATAGAAGTGCCCTATCTCCATGTGATTTTCCTTCCCCATCATCAATATCAGTTAGACAAACAAAACAGATTGTGATAGATCAACCTGCTGTTTTAAATCAGTTGAGCATGTTAAATTGGCACTCACGTAGCAGCTACACTCAAGGAAATGGCCTCATTGAGAACTTTACTACTACAATTACTTCTATTTCTCAGAACCACATCGTATCTCCATTACAGAGCAGTTATTTTGGACTGATGGTGGAGCCGTCTAAATTACCAGTTAGGTACAGCGATATGTCAGCCTATGACAGTCCTTTTCCTAACCTGCAACAAAGTGGCAACTCATGGCCCCCAGTGCCAATGATCTGTGATATATCTGCCTCCTCTCTTTCAAAGTCAACTCATCAAAAATCTTCATTATATGAAAACTATCCTAATTAA